The genomic interval GCAGTCTGCCCAGTCGCTGGACGCCCGCCTTCGCGGGCGTGACAGTGGGTTTTGATTGCTGGAAAGTGCCGCTTTTCAACCCGATCCGCCTCTGCTAAACCCCCGCGCCTACCTGTGAATCCCTGACGTGCGGTCGTGGCGGAATTGGTAGACGCACTACCTTGAGGTGGTAGCGGGGCAACCCGTGGAGGTTCGAGTCCTCTCGACCGCACCATTCGATTTTGGGCCGACCGAAATCGTCGGAATTTTCGGTTTGCCGCGCGCCTCTCGGCTAAAGGCCGGGGAACATTCCGCCATCGACGCGCAGATTGGTGCCGGTGATGTAGGCCGCCGCCGGGCTCGCGAGAAATGCCGCGACGCCCGCGATTTCTTCCAGGCGTCCGACGCGCCCAACGGGTACTTGCGCGAATTCCGGCAGCACCCGCTGCTCGATTTCGTCCCACGGCGCATCGTGCTTCGCCCAGCCCCGCTCCGTCGCGAATTCCCGAAACCGCTTGTCGAGCGCGTCGCTGCGTATGGTGCCCGGCGAGATCGCGTTGACCGTCACGCCGTCCGCCGCCACGGCTTTCGCCAGCGAGCCCGTCATCGCGTTGATCGCCGCCTTGGCCGCGGAATAGTCTGCCGCGCCTTTGGGCGGCATCGTCGCCGCCATGCTGGAGATGTTGATGACGCGGCCCCATTTCGCCTGCCGCATCTTGGGCAGCAGTCTTGTCGTGACTCTCAACGCCGCCAGCACATTGCGGTCATAGGCCGCTGCCCACGAATCCGGCCGGGGGTTTTCCCAGTCTTCCTTGCTGCCGCCCGATCCGCCGGCGTTGTTGACCAGGATCCCGATCGGGCCGGCGAGCCTTTCGGCTTCCCCGACCAGCCGTTCGACGTCCCCGTCCCGGGTGAGATCGCCGACCACGGCATGGGCTCGCCCGCCGCGGCCGACGATTTCGTCTCTCACGGCGTCCGTCCGAACGCGGTCGCGGCCATGAACGACGACCGTCGCATTCTCCTCGGCGAGTTTCCGGACGACGGCCTCGCCGATCCCCTTGCTGCTGCCGGTCACGAGCGCCGCCCGTCCGCGCAATTGCAAATCCATCGCGGAACATCCATCTGTCGCATTGCAGCTCCTCAGATCGAACGCGACGATGGCCAAGGCAAGTACGCACTTAAAAGTGCCCGTCGGCGACGATGCGCGCCGGAGCTGCCTCGGGCCCGAGGGGTCCGTCGCGCATGTCACGCGCGTCGTCGACATGATCAAGGGACGCTGGAAGCTGCCGATACTCTTCCGGCTTTATGCCGATCCCGCCATGCGCACGTCCCGGCTCAGGCGCGACCTGCCGGGCATCTCGCAAAAAATGCTGACCCAGCATCTTCGCGAACTGGAACAGGACCGCCTGATCGAGCGGGTCGATTTTCGCGAAAGGCCGCTGCGCATCGAGTACCGGCTGGCCGAGGAGGGGAGGAAACTCCTTCCGGTCCTCCTGGCGGCACGCGACTTCTCCGCGGACCATTCGCCGCTTGCCTAGGCCGAACGGCGGGCACGGCTTCAGCCTCGCCGGACGGTCAGGTGGGTCGCCCTGTCCGAGTACACATGCGCGTCGATCCGGTAGCCCAGCGCCGGCAGGTCGATCCCAGCCATCAGGTGTTCGCCAGAGCCCAGCAGCACGGGCGAAATGGCGAGGTGCAGCTCGTCGATCAGTCCCGCCTTCAGATAGGCGCGCACGGTGGCGACCCCGCCGCCGATCCGCACGTCGCGCTCGCCCGCCGCCTGCCGTGCCCGGGCGAGCGCCGCCGCGATCCCGTCGGTGACGAAGTGGAAGACCGTCCCGCCCTCCATCTCCAGCGGCGGGCGCGGATGATGGGTGAGGACGAAGACCGGCGTGTGGTAGGGCGGACTAGGACCCCACCAGCCCTTCCAGGCGTCGTCCGGCCACGGGCCGCGCACCGGGCCGAACATGTTGCGTCCGAGGATCGAGGCGCCGACATTCTCGAAGCTGCGCGCGGCGAAGTCGTCGTCGAGGCCGGTCTCGCCCTCGTCGCGCCCGATCACCATCCGCTGGAAGGTACGGGTCGGGACGAACCACTGGTGCAGCTGCGCGCCGCCGCGGCCGAGCGGCGAGTCGAGGCTCTGGTCGGGACCGGCGCCATAGCCGTCCGCCGAGAGGGTGAAGGCCGCGACGCGAAGCTTGGGCATGAAGGTTCCTCGATCGCCGCCCTCAGCGCGTCGCGTCCGGCACGTCGTCTCCGGTCGGGCTCTGGATGATCATGCGGTAGCAGAGCATCTCGCGCCGCGCGAAGGCCGCCGCGGCGCCCCACAGATAGAGGCGGAAGCGGCGGAAATTGTAGTCGCCGAAGCGTTTCACCACCTGCTCGCGGTTCTTGTCGAGATTCTTCGCCCATTGCATGAGCGTCAGCATGTAGCTCTTTGAATCGTTGTAGATTTCGATCGCCTGCATCTGCGTCTTGGCGAGCTTGTCGAGCAGGTCGGGCAGCACCAGGAAGGAATGGTTGCCGCCGTAAATATGGCGCACCATGAAGGAGTTCAGCTCGAACTTCTTGTTGGCCGCGCTGCCGTCCAGGAAGATGCGGCCGCCCGGCTTGATCAGGCTGGCGAATTTCTCCAGCACGCGCTGATAGTCGGGCAGGTGCTCGATCACCCCCATGATCACGATGGCGTCGTATTTCCTGTCGGTCCGGTATTCGAGCAGGTCCGAGAAGATCAGCTCCCAGTCATAGCCCAGCACCTTGGCCCGGCCGTTCAGGTAGTCGATCGATTCCCGGCTGATCGAGATGCCGGTGCATTTCACGCCGCGGGCGCTGGCATATTCGAACCACGCGCCCCAGCCCGGCCCGATCTCCAGGATGTGGTCGCCGGGCTTCAGCTTGAGCTGGCGGAAGGCGTATTCGAATTTGCGCGTCGTCGCGACGTCGAGCGTCTCCTCGTCCTTTTCGTAGACGCCCTGGGTGTAGCAGGGGGTCTTGGGGTCGAGGAAGCTCAGGAAGAAACCTGGGTCGATGTCGTAATGCGAATGGATCGCCTGCTTGTTGGTGTGCACCTGGCCGAACAAGAGCGGCTGGATGTAGCGCCAGGCCTGGGTCAGCGGATGGACGTCCTTCATAGACGCCTGGATCTCGAACGGCTTCATCATGTCGCCTTCGATCTCGAAGTCGCCGGCGAGATAGGATTCCGCGACCGTGCCCTCGTCGAGCGTCAGCGCCGCCTTGAGCGCGCGGTTGTTCTTGAGGGTGACGAGGAAATTGGGCGTGCCCTGGCCGACCCGCCTTTTGGTGCCGTCGGGAAAGACCGCCTCGAACGTCGTGGAGAGGCCGGAATAGCGTGCCAGCAGACGGTCGAGCAGCGAAGACGATGTTTTGGCGCCGGTTTCGGACAGCAGGTCGGATTGGATGTTCACGGAATCGCTCATCGTGCCCTCCCAACGGTGGGAGGCCGACATCGGTTCCGCGCTTAGCCACGCGAGATCGACGCGGCCCCTAGACGGCGAATATTAAGCAAAAACCGCGGCGATTGTCATCCCGGCTGCGGCGCCTGGCGCAAAGCGCTTTCGAGTTGAATCACCATGGTCTCCGCCGTTATTCCCGCGAAAGCGGGAATTCAGGCTTTGCCGCAAGCGACCCTGGATGCCCGCCTGAGCGGGCATGACAGTGAGCGGTTCTATCCGATGGAATTTTGCCCTACTCCGCGTCCTCCGGCATCCACAGGATGAGCCGGTAGCAGTCCAGGCTGCGGCTCAGGAATTCGTATGCCGCGCCCCACAGATAGAGCCGGAAGCGGCGGAAGTTGAACTCCCCGAACTTGCCCACCAGGAAGTCCTTGTGGGCGTCGAGGTTCTTCGCCCACTGGATGAAGGTGTAGCAATAGCTCATGCGGTCGTTGAACACTTCCTCGACCTGGAACGGCGTCTTGGCCACCTTGTTGAGCAGGTCGTCCAGCACCAGGAAGGAATGGTTGCCCGGATAGATGTACTTCACCATGAAGGACGACAGCTCGTACTTCTTGATGCAGGCGCTGCCGTC from Rhizomicrobium sp. carries:
- a CDS encoding dihydrofolate reductase family protein gives rise to the protein MPKLRVAAFTLSADGYGAGPDQSLDSPLGRGGAQLHQWFVPTRTFQRMVIGRDEGETGLDDDFAARSFENVGASILGRNMFGPVRGPWPDDAWKGWWGPSPPYHTPVFVLTHHPRPPLEMEGGTVFHFVTDGIAAALARARQAAGERDVRIGGGVATVRAYLKAGLIDELHLAISPVLLGSGEHLMAGIDLPALGYRIDAHVYSDRATHLTVRRG
- a CDS encoding SDR family oxidoreductase produces the protein MTGSSKGIGEAVVRKLAEENATVVVHGRDRVRTDAVRDEIVGRGGRAHAVVGDLTRDGDVERLVGEAERLAGPIGILVNNAGGSGGSKEDWENPRPDSWAAAYDRNVLAALRVTTRLLPKMRQAKWGRVINISSMAATMPPKGAADYSAAKAAINAMTGSLAKAVAADGVTVNAISPGTIRSDALDKRFREFATERGWAKHDAPWDEIEQRVLPEFAQVPVGRVGRLEEIAGVAAFLASPAAAYITGTNLRVDGGMFPGL
- a CDS encoding helix-turn-helix domain-containing protein — encoded protein: MLLPVTSAARPRNCKSIAEHPSVALQLLRSNATMAKASTHLKVPVGDDARRSCLGPEGSVAHVTRVVDMIKGRWKLPILFRLYADPAMRTSRLRRDLPGISQKMLTQHLRELEQDRLIERVDFRERPLRIEYRLAEEGRKLLPVLLAARDFSADHSPLA
- a CDS encoding class I SAM-dependent methyltransferase: MSDSVNIQSDLLSETGAKTSSSLLDRLLARYSGLSTTFEAVFPDGTKRRVGQGTPNFLVTLKNNRALKAALTLDEGTVAESYLAGDFEIEGDMMKPFEIQASMKDVHPLTQAWRYIQPLLFGQVHTNKQAIHSHYDIDPGFFLSFLDPKTPCYTQGVYEKDEETLDVATTRKFEYAFRQLKLKPGDHILEIGPGWGAWFEYASARGVKCTGISISRESIDYLNGRAKVLGYDWELIFSDLLEYRTDRKYDAIVIMGVIEHLPDYQRVLEKFASLIKPGGRIFLDGSAANKKFELNSFMVRHIYGGNHSFLVLPDLLDKLAKTQMQAIEIYNDSKSYMLTLMQWAKNLDKNREQVVKRFGDYNFRRFRLYLWGAAAAFARREMLCYRMIIQSPTGDDVPDATR